A window from Pseudomonas kribbensis encodes these proteins:
- a CDS encoding site-specific integrase, which yields MDTSLQPPEYHALLKPSALEVFKIRHLPLTTVESRDAEGNPITRKEGEPYGTRPLLNSETMAYMHFPSLLLADGSPWRHGNLYLLSKISESDNRTLVDSETLRSIASELKHFINALNEAGLDYLTFPTRKLQRPTYFYKSRLKKLVEAGQITSNTEDKKLGCVFGFYSWLKNQHDFKPEHSLWDETTKIINYIDEKGFTHTKIIRKNSLRKPIRHASQTGLDGHISDGGKLRPHTKDEQTALINCLINCKNTELLLMCVFALVTGARLQTVLTLRKENIVTHGEVNGRNIRLIVGPGTNIDTKGGKPLQLLVPDWLHKKLFVYINSPRYASREAKASEDVRKGNYVFLTSDGNPFYMAKNDPAKASYLTPPTGDAMRQAVRRELQPLLNASETPFDFRFHDLRATFGMNLVNDIWGRIDNKNDISFMQAITAVQERMGHSKLITTLQYFNYKNQMHDIFHTCTSFDSYLQEII from the coding sequence ATGGACACCTCATTACAGCCTCCCGAGTACCACGCGTTGCTTAAGCCATCTGCATTGGAAGTATTCAAAATTCGACATCTCCCCCTTACCACCGTCGAATCACGCGATGCCGAGGGCAACCCAATAACTAGAAAAGAGGGCGAGCCTTACGGCACTCGTCCATTACTGAACTCGGAAACGATGGCATACATGCATTTTCCATCCCTCCTGTTGGCGGATGGTTCTCCCTGGCGGCACGGAAACTTGTACCTTCTGAGCAAGATCTCAGAGAGTGATAATCGCACTTTAGTGGATAGTGAAACGCTGCGAAGCATCGCCTCAGAACTTAAGCATTTTATAAATGCCCTGAATGAAGCCGGGCTAGATTACTTAACCTTCCCAACTAGGAAGCTTCAGCGCCCTACCTACTTCTACAAATCAAGGCTCAAGAAATTGGTCGAGGCCGGCCAAATCACTTCGAATACGGAAGATAAAAAACTGGGCTGTGTATTCGGATTTTATAGCTGGCTAAAAAACCAGCACGACTTTAAGCCCGAACACAGCCTTTGGGACGAAACAACGAAAATCATAAACTACATTGACGAGAAGGGATTTACTCACACAAAAATAATCCGCAAGAACAGCTTAAGAAAACCAATCCGTCATGCCTCACAAACGGGCTTAGATGGACACATAAGCGATGGAGGAAAATTAAGACCTCACACCAAAGATGAACAAACAGCATTAATTAACTGCCTCATAAACTGTAAAAACACTGAATTGTTATTAATGTGTGTTTTTGCCCTTGTCACGGGCGCTCGTCTTCAGACAGTGCTAACGCTTCGAAAAGAGAATATTGTCACTCATGGGGAAGTCAATGGGAGAAACATTAGACTCATAGTTGGCCCCGGCACAAACATAGACACAAAGGGCGGCAAACCGCTTCAGCTGTTAGTCCCTGACTGGCTGCACAAAAAACTTTTCGTTTATATCAACTCACCAAGATATGCCTCCCGAGAGGCTAAAGCTTCAGAGGATGTGAGGAAAGGCAACTACGTTTTTTTAACGTCAGATGGCAACCCATTCTATATGGCTAAAAACGACCCCGCAAAAGCCAGCTATTTAACTCCTCCTACTGGCGATGCGATGCGACAAGCAGTTCGCAGAGAGTTGCAACCTTTACTCAATGCCTCTGAAACTCCATTTGACTTTCGCTTTCATGATTTACGCGCCACTTTTGGCATGAATCTAGTCAATGACATATGGGGGCGTATTGACAACAAGAATGATATTTCCTTTATGCAAGCGATAACGGCGGTGCAGGAGCGAATGGGGCACTCCAAGTTGATCACTACATTGCAATACTTTAACTACAAAAACCAAATGCACGATATTTTCCACACATGCACGAGTTTCGACTCTTATTTGCAGGAAATAATTTAA
- the dapC gene encoding succinyldiaminopimelate transaminase, whose translation MNNALTQLQPYPFEKLRALLGSVTPNPDKRPIALSIGEPKHRSPSFVAEALANNLEQMAVYPTTLGIPALREAIAAWCERRFNVPSGWIDPARNVLPVNGTREALFAFTQTVVNRGDDALVVSPNPFYQIYEGAAFLAGAKPHYLPCLDENGFNPDFDAVSPDIWKRCQILFLCSPGNPTGALIPVDVLKKLIALADEYDFVIAADECYSELYFDEQTPPPGLLSACAELGRKDFKRCVVFHSLSKRSNLPGLRSGFVAGDADILKGFLLYRTYHGCAMPVQTQLASVAAWNDEVHVRANRALYREKFDAVLAILSPVMDVQRPDGSFYLWPNVQGDDAAFCRDLFAEEHVTVVPGSYLSRDVDGVNPGAGRVRMALVAPLAECVEAAERIRDFVLRHK comes from the coding sequence ATGAACAACGCTCTGACCCAGTTGCAGCCCTACCCGTTCGAAAAGCTCCGCGCCCTGCTCGGCAGCGTCACGCCGAACCCGGACAAGCGCCCGATCGCGCTGTCCATCGGCGAGCCGAAACACCGTTCGCCAAGCTTTGTCGCCGAAGCCCTGGCCAACAATCTGGAGCAGATGGCGGTGTACCCGACCACTCTCGGCATCCCTGCCCTTCGCGAAGCCATCGCCGCCTGGTGCGAGCGTCGTTTCAACGTGCCGAGCGGCTGGATCGACCCGGCGCGCAACGTGCTGCCGGTCAACGGCACCCGTGAAGCGCTGTTTGCGTTTACCCAGACCGTGGTCAACCGTGGCGACGACGCACTGGTGGTCAGCCCGAACCCGTTCTATCAGATCTACGAAGGCGCGGCGTTCCTCGCCGGCGCCAAGCCGCACTACCTGCCATGCCTGGACGAGAACGGCTTCAACCCGGACTTCGACGCGGTATCGCCGGACATCTGGAAACGCTGCCAGATCCTGTTCCTGTGTTCGCCGGGCAACCCGACCGGCGCGCTGATTCCGGTCGACGTGCTGAAAAAGCTGATCGCCCTGGCCGACGAATACGACTTCGTGATCGCCGCCGACGAGTGCTACAGCGAACTGTACTTCGACGAACAGACGCCACCGCCAGGCCTGCTCAGCGCCTGCGCCGAACTGGGTCGCAAGGACTTCAAGCGCTGCGTGGTGTTCCACAGCCTGTCCAAGCGCTCGAACCTGCCGGGTCTGCGATCGGGCTTTGTTGCCGGTGATGCAGACATCCTCAAAGGCTTCCTGCTGTACCGCACCTACCACGGCTGCGCGATGCCGGTTCAGACCCAACTGGCCAGCGTTGCTGCGTGGAATGATGAAGTGCATGTACGCGCCAACCGTGCGCTGTATCGCGAGAAGTTCGACGCCGTACTGGCGATCCTCAGCCCGGTGATGGATGTGCAGCGTCCGGATGGCAGCTTCTACCTGTGGCCGAACGTTCAAGGTGATGACGCCGCGTTCTGCCGGGATCTGTTTGCCGAAGAGCACGTGACCGTGGTGCCGGGTTCGTATCTGTCCCGGGATGTCGACGGGGTCAACCCGGGTGCCGGCCGCGTGCGCATGGCACTGGTTGCGCCGCTGGCTGAATGCGTCGAGGCGGCCGAACGCATCCGCGATTTCGTCCTGCGCCACAAGTAA
- a CDS encoding M12 family metallopeptidase — protein sequence MNDLLDCQLIQWPDDQAAYTAAINENPANAGTSSGTRRKRSIVHYSKLWANGRTLKVAFMDSPDTDHKNRIIAAARQWLPYINLKFEFVDDLKGDIRIATKNNNNSSMLGTDALLIHPDHPTMNLGVKPEHEDFEVIVIHEFGHALGAMHEHQHPKANIPWDKPKVYEFYRTREMNPLTEEQVDRNLFASFDTLDAIYTSYDRKSIMHHPVANTLTVGNWEVPINRRISRKDKRLMRLLYPK from the coding sequence ATGAACGATCTGCTGGATTGCCAACTCATTCAATGGCCCGATGATCAAGCCGCTTATACGGCAGCCATCAATGAAAACCCCGCCAATGCCGGTACAAGTTCCGGCACTCGACGTAAACGCTCCATCGTTCACTATTCAAAACTCTGGGCCAACGGCCGCACCCTGAAAGTTGCCTTCATGGATTCACCCGATACCGATCACAAGAACAGGATTATCGCTGCGGCCAGGCAATGGCTGCCGTACATCAACCTGAAGTTTGAATTTGTCGACGATTTGAAAGGCGACATCCGGATTGCAACAAAGAACAATAACAACAGTTCGATGCTGGGCACTGACGCTTTATTGATTCACCCCGACCATCCCACCATGAATCTTGGAGTGAAGCCGGAACACGAAGACTTCGAGGTAATCGTGATTCACGAATTCGGCCACGCATTGGGCGCAATGCATGAGCACCAGCATCCCAAGGCCAATATTCCGTGGGATAAACCGAAAGTGTATGAGTTCTACAGAACCCGGGAAATGAATCCCCTGACCGAAGAGCAGGTCGACAGAAACCTGTTCGCGTCATTCGACACACTGGACGCGATCTACACTTCCTACGACCGGAAATCGATTATGCACCACCCAGTGGCAAACACATTGACGGTGGGAAACTGGGAGGTACCGATCAACCGCCGGATCAGTAGAAAAGACAAACGTCTGATGAGATTGCTCTATCCCAAGTAA